In one window of Solanum pennellii chromosome 2, SPENNV200 DNA:
- the LOC107008809 gene encoding uncharacterized protein LOC107008809, which yields MLSSSSVMIRRFCSFNVTASSSAITSTTKKKRLVFLGSPQVSASVLDALLNASAAPDSLFEITAIVTQPPSGRDRGRKVMPSPVAQHALDRGFPSDLIFTPVKAGEEAFLFNFKSLEPELCVTAAYGNILPTKFLNIPSKGTVNIHPSLLPLYRGAAPVQRALEDGVKETGVSLAYTVRKLDAGPVIACERVTIDDQIKAPDLLDLLFDLGSKLLIRELPSIFDGSASGIAEEQDDSKATLAPKITPEESWLSFDDDAHVLHNKVRAFAGWPGTRARLKVIDPNNGQSSIIELKIITTRIYGGIKSQDIEANDVLFTKGSLVIPCGGGTALEVLEIQLPGKRAVNAAAFWNGLRGQMLKKL from the exons atgttatcttcttcttcagttATGATTCGGCGCTTTTGCAGTTTCAATGTCACCGCTTCTTCTTCTGCCATCACTTCTACTACCAAGAAGAAGCGTCTTGTGTTTCTTGGTTCTCCTCAG GTATCTGCTTCAGTACTTGATGCTTTACTCAATGCTTCTGCTGCCCCAGATTCACTTTTTGAG ATCACAGCCATTGTTACACAACCACCATCTGGAAGGGATAGAGGAAGAAAAGTAATGCCTTCACCAGTTGCACAGCATGCTCTTGACAGAGGCTTCCCTTCTGATTTGATTTTCACACCTGTAAAGGCTGGCGAG GAAGCATTTCTTTTCAACTTTAAATCCTTGGAGCCAGAGCTTTGTGTTACTGCTGCATATGGGAATATTTTACCCACAAAGTTTCTGAATATTCCATCAAAAG GAACGGTTAATATACACCCAAGTTTACTGCCTCTATACCGTGGTGCAGCACCTGTACAAAGAGCATTGgag GATGGTGTTAAAGAAACAGGGGTGTCATTAGCTTACACAGTTCGTAAATTGGATGCTGGACCAGTTATTGCTTGTGAAAGAGTAACAATTGATGATCAAATAAAG GCTCCAGATTTACTTGACTTACTATTTGATCTAG GTTCCAAACTTCTAATTCGTGAACTTCCGTCCATATTTGATGGGTCTGCAAGTGGAATAGCAGAAGAGCAAGATGACTCTAAAGCTACCCTGGCTCCCAAG ATAACTCCGGAGGAGTCATGGCTATCGTTTGATGACGATGCCCATGTGCTTCATAACAAG GTTCGGGCATTTGCAGGATGGCCAGGAACACGAGCTAGACTTAAGGTTATTGACCCTAACAATGGCCAGAGCAGTATTATAGAGCTTAAAATTATCACTACTCGGATATATGGTGGTATCAAAAGTCAAGATATAGAGGCCAATGATGTGCTTTTCACCAAAGGTTCACTGGTAATTCCTTGTGGTGGGGGCACGGCACTGGAG GTTTTGGAAATTCAACTTCCTGGCAAGAGAGCTGTTAATGCAGCTGCATTTTGGAATGGTTTAAGAGGCCAAATGCTGAAAAAGTTGTGA
- the LOC107010428 gene encoding heavy metal-associated isoprenylated plant protein 21-like, which translates to MGVLDYLSIFCTVTSTRRTKRRPLQTVEIKVKMDCDGCERRVKNAVRRMKGVKTVEVIRKQHRVIVSGYVDPQRVLNRIKSTGKRAEMWPYVPYNLVSYPYVAQAYDKKAPSGFVKNVPQALITPNATEERITHLFSDDNPNACSIM; encoded by the exons ATGGGTGTTCTTGATTATTTATCCATTTTTTGCACCGTTACTAGTACAAGACGTACCAAAAGGAGACCATTGCAG aCAGTTGAGATAAAAGTGAAGATGGACTGTGATGGATGTGAAAGAAGAGTCAAGAACGCAGTTAGACGCATGAAAG GTGTGAAAACAGTGGAAGTGATTAGAAAACAACACAGGGTGATAGTGAGTGGTTATGTTGATCCACAGAGAGTGTTGAATAGAATAAAAAGTACTGGAAAAAGAGCAGAAATGTGGCCATATGTTCCATATAATTTGGTGTCTTATCCATATGTAGCTCAAGCATATGACAAAAAGGCACCTTCTGGTTTTGTTAAAAATGTGCCACAAGCACTAATTACACCTAATGCTACTGAAGAAAGGATTACTCATCTTTTTAGTGATGATAATCCCAATGCTTGTTCTATTATGTGA
- the LOC107009012 gene encoding uncharacterized protein LOC107009012 isoform X2, translating into MDDEESRLWTASEDESDSDKGDSHSRLRKEIRKAKQRAKAQDGPIDADDSDELRSMWSDSDDEKTLWTGSEGDDDDDIPTEPYPNKKSDSYIDKLFEFEEKPKYRTLSEALKSEQEPEELSPGKQARKIAVENALKKLKKGPDGRYINVWEVMSDLDILIGAFENIISGPEYAELRQGGPKKLNMQFFKDIQARMRDPNFEFSPEIKLKPKSKLVRRKKWQKTESRRRKARKR; encoded by the coding sequence ATGGATGATGAAGAGAGCCGTCTATGGACAGCAAGTGAAGATGAAAGTGACTCCGATAAAGGTGATAGTCATAGCCGTCTCAGAAAAGAGATTAGGAaagccaaacaacgagcaaaaGCGCAAGATGGTCCTATTGATGCAGATGATAGTGACGAACTGAGAAGTATGTGGTCTGATAGTGATGATGAGAAGACATTATGGACTGGTAGTGAAggagatgatgatgatgatattccGACTGAACCATACCCAAACAAAAAGAGTGATAGTTACATTGATAAACTGTTTGAGTTTGAGGAAAAACCTAAATATAGAACACTCTCTGAAGCCTTGAAATCTGAGCAGGAACCTGAAGAGTTATCTCCGGGAAAGCAAGCTAGAAAAATTGCAGTGGAAAATGCCcttaagaaattgaaaaaggGACCTGATGGGCGTTACATCAATGTTTGGGAGGTTATGAGTGATTTGGACATTCTGATTGGTGCTTTTGAGAACATCATTTCGGGACCAGAATATGCTGAACTGAGACAGGGAGGACCTAAGAAATTGAATATGCAGTTCTTCAAAGACATACAAGCTCGTATGAGAGATCCAAACTTTGAGTTCTCTCCTGAAATAAAACTGAAACCAAAGAGCAAATTGGTACGTAGAAAGAAATGGCAGAAAACAGAATCTAGGCGTAGGAAAGCACGGAAGCGATAG
- the LOC107009012 gene encoding nucleolin isoform X1, producing MARRFSRLCTVACMCRSITGVKLQPPILPITFQSHPHTVPRGYLYPMLQLQVLRSYARNRRSNYDLFGGGIPKPDEFKKAWAKQMDDEESRLWTASEDESDSDKGDSHSRLRKEIRKAKQRAKAQDGPIDADDSDELRSMWSDSDDEKTLWTGSEGDDDDDIPTEPYPNKKSDSYIDKLFEFEEKPKYRTLSEALKSEQEPEELSPGKQARKIAVENALKKLKKGPDGRYINVWEVMSDLDILIGAFENIISGPEYAELRQGGPKKLNMQFFKDIQARMRDPNFEFSPEIKLKPKSKLVRRKKWQKTESRRRKARKR from the exons ATGGCTCGAAGGTTTTCTCGTCTTTGTACGGTTGCCTGCATGTGTAGATCAATTACTGGAGTCAAATTACAACCACCAATCTTACCCATCACATTCCAGTCTCATCCACACACTGTACCCCGTGGTTATCTTTATCCTATGCTCCAACTACAAG TGTTGAGATCATATGCACGTAACAGACGTTCCAACTATGATCTATTTGGTGGTGGTATACCTAAACCAGATGAGTTTAAGAAAGCATGGGCAAAACAAATGGATGATGAAGAGAGCCGTCTATGGACAGCAAGTGAAGATGAAAGTGACTCCGATAAAGGTGATAGTCATAGCCGTCTCAGAAAAGAGATTAGGAaagccaaacaacgagcaaaaGCGCAAGATGGTCCTATTGATGCAGATGATAGTGACGAACTGAGAAGTATGTGGTCTGATAGTGATGATGAGAAGACATTATGGACTGGTAGTGAAggagatgatgatgatgatattccGACTGAACCATACCCAAACAAAAAGAGTGATAGTTACATTGATAAACTGTTTGAGTTTGAGGAAAAACCTAAATATAGAACACTCTCTGAAGCCTTGAAATCTGAGCAGGAACCTGAAGAGTTATCTCCGGGAAAGCAAGCTAGAAAAATTGCAGTGGAAAATGCCcttaagaaattgaaaaaggGACCTGATGGGCGTTACATCAATGTTTGGGAGGTTATGAGTGATTTGGACATTCTGATTGGTGCTTTTGAGAACATCATTTCGGGACCAGAATATGCTGAACTGAGACAGGGAGGACCTAAGAAATTGAATATGCAGTTCTTCAAAGACATACAAGCTCGTATGAGAGATCCAAACTTTGAGTTCTCTCCTGAAATAAAACTGAAACCAAAGAGCAAATTGGTACGTAGAAAGAAATGGCAGAAAACAGAATCTAGGCGTAGGAAAGCACGGAAGCGATAG